The Puntigrus tetrazona isolate hp1 chromosome 16, ASM1883169v1, whole genome shotgun sequence genome includes a region encoding these proteins:
- the rab25b gene encoding ras-related protein Rab-25b gives MGSEEAYNFVFKVVLIGESGVGKSNLLSRFTKNEFNHDSRTTIGVEFSTRTVQLNGLTIKAQIWDTAGLERCGPSLRFDLFFLYRRYYRGAVGALLVYDISKHLTYESAERWLKELYDHADPHIVVMLVGNKSDLAAVRSVPTEDAKDFAEKNGLLFMETSALESVNVEAAFNTVLTEIHKKVSSKEVTRGSINAVTLSQPKAAADDAQDEKKACCKNL, from the exons TGGTTCTTATTGGAGAGTCTGGCGTTGGCAAGAGCAACTTGCTGTCACGGTTCACCAAGAATGAGTTTAATCACGACAGCCGGACGACCATCGGGGTGGAGTTCAGCACCAGAACTGTGCAGTTAAACGGCCTCACCATCAAAGCTCAGATCTGGGACACAGCCGGACTGGAGCGGTGCGGGCCATCACTTCGC TTTGATCTGTTTTTCCTGTATCGCAGATATTACCGAGGAGCGGTCGGAGCTCTGCTAGTCTATGACATTTCAAAGCACTTGACATATGAAAGTGCTGAGCGCTGGCTGAAGGAGCTCTACGATCACGCAGATCCTCATATCGTAGTGATGCTTGTGGGCAACAAATCGGACCTGGCAGCAGTGCGGTCTGTCCCAACAGAGGACGCCAAGGACTTTGCAG aaAAGAATGGTCTTCTATTCATGGAAACCTCTGCTTTGGAGTCAGTAAACGTCGAGGCGGCGTTCAACACCGTGCTTACAG AAATCCACAAAAAGGTGAGCAGCAAAGAAGTGACCCGAGGCTCTATCAATGCCGTGACATTGTCCCAGCCTAAAGCAGCAGCAGACGACGCACAAGACGAAAAGAAGGCCTGCTGTAAAAACCTGTGA
- the mex3a gene encoding RNA-binding protein MEX3B, which yields MPSLLVLAGIMEKNGGYGGDLAGSGFGSEGLLVPPEEEEDDSRALRVALGQLSLLGLGEGEDGAPAGGGGGGGGVQDRSNNNHHNHIPADSGMLQGKNKLCALYESSPTETKGRGCNITECVPVPSSEHVAEIVGRQGCKIKALRAKTNTYIKTPVRGEEPVFLITGRKEDVALARREIISAAEHFSMLRASRNKLGVSFSGSPPAPLPGQTTIQVRVPYRVVGLVVGPKGSTIKRIQQQTCTYIVTPSRDRDPVFEITGSPGNAERAREEIEAHIAFRTGGLHDHNNENDCLGPDSGNGGLESRLQQVWGLQGAPRKPLASSYRQNFSDAMVGSGSGGGGGGGGGGGGIYSKGDFTNHSSGDKPCSYFGSEGTQSWGDPDYPKQVAYYAQQRSKSFGGLPLPLTRLSPGLPEPCGTGNSNAVGSPHAQARRAHSEPTAVTAAFTGRLPVPDSPPAIARDCMTCFESKVTAALVPCGHNLFCMECAIRICELNHPECPVCHTLVTQAIRIFS from the exons ATGCCTAGCTTGCTGGTTCTAGCAGGGATCATGGAGAAAAATGGGGGCTACGGCGGGGATTTGGCCGGCTCCGGCTTCGGCAGCGAAGGTCTCCTGGTGCCAcccgaggaggaggaggacgattCCCGTGCCCTTAGAGTTGCGCTGGGCCAACTGTCGCTGCTGGGTCTTGGAGAGGGCGAGGACGGGGCTCCTGCGGGTGGAGGTGGCGGTGGTGGAGGAGTTCAAGACAGGAGTAACAATAACCATCACAATCACATCCCAGCCGATTCGGGGATGTTACAAGGGAAGAACAAGTTGTGCGCCCTGTACGAGAGCTCGCCCACCGAAACCAAAGGACGGGGCTGCAACATAACGGAGTGCGTCCCCGTGCCAAGCTCCGAACATGTGGCCGAAATAGTGGGGAGGCAAG GTTGCAAAATCAAAGCTTTGCGCGCAAAGACAAACACCTACATCAAGACCCCCGTCCGAGGCGAAGAACCAGTCTTCCTCATCACCGGCCGCAAAGAGGACGTGGCCCTGGCCAGACGTGAAATCATCTCAGCTGCGGAGCACTTTTCCATGCTGCGGGCCTCCAGGAACAAGCTGGGCGTCTCTTTCAGCGGCTCGCCTCCTGCGCCGCTCCCTGGCCAGACCACCATACAGGTGCGGGTGCCCTACCGTGTCGTGGGTCTGGTGGTCGGGCCGAAAGGCTCGACTATAAAGCGCATACAGCAGCAAACGTGCACTTACATCGTGACTCCGAGCCGCGACCGCGACCCCGTCTTTGAGATCACCGGCTCCCCCGGAAACGCCGAGCGGGCGAGGGAAGAAATCGAGGCGCACATCGCCTTCCGCACGGGTGGCCTGCATGACCACAACAATGAGAACGACTGCTTGGGACCTGACAGCGGCAACGGGGGTCTGGAGAGCCGCCTGCAGCAGGTGTGGGGGCTACAGGGGGCCCCGCGCAAGCCGCTTGCCAGCAGCTACCGCCAGAATTTCTCAGACGCCATGGTCGGAAGTGgcagtggaggaggaggaggaggaggtggaggcgGCGGCGGGATTTACAGTAAAGGTGACTTTACCAACCACAGCAGTGGGGACAAGCCATGCTCCTACTTCGGATCCGAAGGCACTCAAAGCTGGGGCGATCCCGACTATCCCAAACAGGTGGCTTACTACGCCCAGCAGCGCTCCAAAAGCTTTGGAGGCCTGCCTCTTCCTCTGACCAGACTGTCGCCAGGACTGCCCGAACCGTGCGGCACCGGAAACTCCAACGCGGTGGGGTCTCCTCACGCCCAGGCACGCCGTGCCCACAGCGAGCCCACCGCCGTCACCGCCGCGTTCACCGGACGTCTCCCCGTGCCGGATTCTCCGCCCGCCATAGCCCGGGACTGCATGACCTGTTTTGAAAGTAAAGTGACCGCTGCTCTGGTCCCGTGTGGTCATAACCTCTTCTGCATGGAGTGCGCCATCCGAATTTGTGAGCTAAACCATCCGGAGTGTCCTGTCTGCCACACCCTGGTTACACAGGCTATCCGGATATTCTCTTAA